In a single window of the Bacillus clarus genome:
- the ispD gene encoding 2-C-methyl-D-erythritol 4-phosphate cytidylyltransferase → MYTLIIPAAGQGKRMGAGKNKLFLLINEVPIIVHTLRAFEKDEVCKSIIMAINEEERPYFEELMQKYPIEKQVQFIQGGAERQDSVYNALQHVKEVDYVLVHDGARPFVTNKMTREVLTMAEKHGASICAVPVKDTVKKVEQNVVIETVERSQLKAVQTPQGFSVALLLEAHRSAKQSCFLGTDDASLVERIGKQVGVVEGSYYNIKVTTPEDLLIAESFLQVQKK, encoded by the coding sequence ATGTATACATTAATTATTCCGGCAGCGGGCCAAGGAAAGCGAATGGGTGCTGGTAAAAATAAATTATTTTTACTTATAAATGAAGTGCCCATCATTGTGCATACGTTACGCGCTTTTGAAAAAGACGAAGTGTGTAAGAGTATTATTATGGCAATTAATGAAGAGGAACGTCCTTATTTTGAGGAGTTAATGCAGAAATATCCTATTGAAAAACAGGTGCAATTTATTCAAGGCGGAGCTGAAAGACAAGATAGCGTATATAATGCGCTTCAACACGTGAAAGAAGTTGATTATGTTCTTGTGCACGATGGAGCACGTCCGTTTGTAACGAATAAAATGACTCGTGAAGTATTAACTATGGCGGAAAAACATGGTGCTTCCATTTGTGCAGTGCCGGTGAAAGACACAGTGAAGAAGGTAGAGCAGAATGTTGTCATTGAAACAGTAGAACGCTCGCAGCTTAAAGCTGTTCAAACACCGCAAGGATTTTCAGTTGCTCTTTTATTAGAAGCACATAGAAGCGCAAAGCAAAGCTGTTTCCTTGGTACGGATGATGCAAGTCTTGTAGAACGTATCGGTAAGCAAGTAGGTGTAGTAGAGGGGAGTTACTATAATATTAAAGTGACGACTCCGGAGGATTTATTAATTGCAGAAAGTTTCCTGCAAGTTCAGAAGAAGTAG
- the clpC gene encoding ATP-dependent protease ATP-binding subunit ClpC, translating into MMFGRFTERAQKVLALSQEEAIRIGHNNIGTEHILLGLVREGEGIAAKALIALGLSPEKVQKEVEALIGRGTEASQTVHYTPRAKKVIELSMDEARKLGHSYVGTEHILLGLIREGEGVAARVLNNLGVSLNKARQQVLQLLGSNEATSGHQGGSSTNANTPTLDSLARDLTVVARESRLDPVIGRSKEIQRVIEVLSRRTKNNPVLIGEPGVGKTAIAEGLAQQIVNNEVPETLRDKRVMTLDMGTVVAGTKYRGEFEDRLKKVMDEIRQAGNIILFIDELHTLIGAGGAEGAIDASNILKPSLARGELQCIGATTLDEYRKYIEKDAALERRFQPIHVDEPSLEESIQILKGLRDRYEAHHRVSITDDAIDAAVKLSDRYITDRFLPDKAIDLVDEAASKVRLRSYTTPPNLKELEVKLEEIRKEKDAAVQSQEFEKAASLRDMEQRLREKLEDTKRQWKEQQGKENSEVTVEDIANVVSTWTRIPVSKLAQTETDKLLNLESILHDRVIGQDEAVVAVAKAVRRARAGLKDPKRPIGSFIFLGPTGVGKTELARALAESMFGDEDAMIRIDMSEYMEKHSTSRLVGSPPGYVGYEEGGQLTEKVRRKPYSVVLLDEVEKAHPDVFNILLQVLEDGRLTDSKGRTVDFRNTIVIMTSNVGAEALKRNKHLGFNVQDESRDYSDMKGKVMDELKKAFRPEFLNRIDEIIVFHMLEKKHIQEIVTLMVNQLVNRLKEQEIELHLTEGAISAIADKGFDREYGARPLRRAIQKHVEDRLSEELLKGAIEKGQKVIFDVEGESFVIHSVEKVK; encoded by the coding sequence ATGATGTTTGGAAGATTTACAGAAAGAGCACAGAAAGTATTAGCTTTATCTCAAGAAGAGGCAATTCGCATTGGGCATAATAATATTGGAACAGAACATATTTTACTTGGGCTCGTACGCGAAGGTGAAGGAATTGCGGCAAAAGCGTTAATTGCTCTTGGATTAAGCCCAGAGAAAGTTCAAAAAGAGGTAGAGGCATTGATTGGGCGCGGAACAGAAGCATCCCAAACAGTTCATTATACACCTCGTGCTAAGAAAGTAATTGAATTATCTATGGATGAAGCTCGTAAATTAGGTCATTCCTATGTTGGAACAGAGCACATTTTACTCGGTTTAATCCGTGAAGGTGAAGGTGTTGCAGCTCGTGTTTTAAATAACTTAGGCGTGAGTTTAAATAAGGCAAGACAGCAAGTTTTACAACTTCTCGGAAGCAATGAGGCTACCTCAGGTCACCAAGGAGGCTCATCAACAAATGCAAATACACCAACACTCGATAGTTTAGCACGTGACTTAACGGTTGTTGCACGTGAAAGTCGACTAGATCCTGTTATTGGGCGTAGTAAGGAGATTCAACGTGTTATCGAAGTACTAAGTCGTAGAACGAAAAACAATCCAGTATTAATTGGAGAGCCTGGTGTAGGTAAAACAGCAATTGCAGAAGGGCTAGCGCAGCAAATTGTAAATAATGAAGTCCCTGAAACTTTAAGAGATAAGCGTGTCATGACATTAGATATGGGTACAGTTGTCGCTGGTACAAAATATCGTGGTGAATTTGAAGATCGTTTAAAGAAAGTGATGGATGAGATTCGCCAAGCTGGAAATATCATTCTATTTATTGATGAGCTTCATACGTTAATTGGTGCGGGAGGGGCGGAAGGTGCAATTGATGCATCGAATATTTTAAAACCATCTTTAGCTCGTGGTGAATTACAATGTATCGGGGCGACAACTTTAGATGAGTATCGTAAATATATTGAAAAAGATGCGGCGTTAGAGAGACGTTTCCAACCAATTCATGTTGATGAACCAAGCTTAGAAGAATCAATTCAAATTTTAAAAGGTTTACGTGACCGCTATGAGGCTCATCACCGTGTATCTATTACAGATGATGCAATCGATGCAGCTGTAAAGCTTTCAGATCGTTATATTACAGATCGTTTCTTACCGGATAAAGCAATTGACCTAGTTGATGAAGCTGCATCAAAAGTTCGTTTACGTTCTTATACAACACCGCCGAACTTAAAAGAACTTGAAGTGAAGCTTGAGGAGATTAGAAAAGAAAAGGATGCAGCTGTACAAAGTCAAGAATTTGAAAAAGCTGCTTCCTTACGTGATATGGAACAACGTTTACGTGAGAAATTAGAAGATACAAAACGCCAATGGAAAGAACAACAGGGAAAAGAAAACTCAGAAGTAACGGTAGAAGATATTGCCAATGTTGTTTCAACATGGACGCGTATTCCGGTTTCTAAACTTGCGCAAACAGAAACAGATAAATTGCTGAACTTAGAATCTATTTTACATGATCGTGTAATTGGGCAAGATGAAGCTGTTGTTGCTGTGGCAAAAGCGGTTCGCCGTGCACGAGCTGGTTTAAAAGATCCGAAACGTCCAATTGGTTCATTTATTTTCTTAGGACCGACTGGTGTAGGTAAAACAGAATTAGCAAGAGCGTTAGCTGAATCTATGTTCGGTGATGAGGATGCAATGATCCGCATCGATATGTCTGAGTACATGGAAAAGCATTCTACTTCTCGTTTAGTGGGATCTCCTCCGGGGTATGTTGGATATGAAGAAGGTGGACAATTAACAGAGAAAGTTCGTCGTAAACCATACTCTGTTGTTCTACTAGATGAAGTAGAGAAAGCACACCCGGATGTATTTAACATTTTACTACAAGTGTTAGAAGATGGGCGGTTAACGGATTCTAAAGGACGTACAGTTGATTTCCGTAATACAATTGTGATTATGACTTCTAACGTTGGTGCAGAGGCGTTAAAACGTAATAAACATCTTGGATTTAATGTACAAGATGAGAGTCGCGATTATTCAGATATGAAAGGTAAAGTAATGGATGAATTGAAAAAAGCATTTCGTCCAGAGTTCTTAAACCGCATTGATGAAATTATTGTGTTCCATATGCTTGAGAAAAAACATATTCAAGAAATTGTAACACTTATGGTGAATCAGTTAGTGAATCGCTTAAAAGAACAAGAAATTGAATTGCACTTAACAGAAGGGGCAATTTCAGCGATTGCTGATAAAGGATTTGATCGTGAGTACGGTGCTCGTCCGCTTCGTAGGGCCATTCAGAAGCATGTAGAAGATAGACTATCAGAAGAACTTTTAAAAGGCGCTATTGAGAAAGGACAAAAAGTTATCTTTGATGTAGAAGGAGAATCATTTGTCATTCATAGTGTGGAAAAGGTAAAATAA
- the radA gene encoding DNA repair protein RadA, with translation MAKKKTKFTCQECGYQSPKYMGKCPGCGQWNTLVEEMEPVVSSRRLNYANAIQTEVTKPRRLTEVETKSEARIETKFQEFNRVLGGGIVDGSLVLIGGDPGIGKSTLLLQISSQLADASYDVLYISGEESAKQIKLRADRLHVNGSNLFVVSETDLQRIAAHIEEMNPAFVVIDSIQTIHLPEVTSAPGSVAQVRECTAELMKLAKTKGIPIFIVGHVTKEGAIAGPRMLEHMVDAVLYFEGDRHHTYRILRAVKNRFGSTNEMGIFEMKELGLAEVLNPSEIFLEERPVGVAGSTVVASMEGTRPVLVEIQALISPTSFGNPRRMATGIDHNRVSLIMAVLEKRTGLLLQNQDAYLKVAGGLKLDEPAIDLAVALSIASSFRDKSTAPTDAVIGEVGLTGEIRRVSRIEQRVQEAAKLGFQRAIIPRKNLGGWTIPDGIEVVGVSNLGEALRLTLGG, from the coding sequence ATGGCTAAGAAGAAAACAAAATTTACATGTCAAGAATGTGGTTATCAGTCACCAAAATATATGGGGAAATGTCCAGGGTGTGGACAATGGAATACTCTTGTTGAAGAGATGGAACCAGTTGTATCATCGAGGCGCCTTAACTATGCAAATGCAATTCAAACAGAAGTAACAAAACCAAGACGTCTTACAGAAGTAGAAACAAAGTCAGAGGCGCGTATTGAAACGAAATTTCAAGAGTTTAACCGTGTACTTGGTGGGGGAATTGTTGATGGATCCCTTGTACTTATTGGGGGAGATCCTGGGATTGGGAAATCAACCTTACTGTTACAAATTTCATCACAATTAGCAGATGCTTCTTATGACGTGCTATATATATCCGGTGAAGAATCAGCAAAACAAATTAAACTTCGTGCGGATCGCTTGCATGTGAATGGAAGTAATTTATTTGTTGTATCAGAAACAGATTTGCAGCGAATTGCGGCACATATTGAAGAAATGAATCCAGCTTTTGTTGTTATTGACTCCATTCAAACGATACATTTACCCGAAGTGACGTCAGCTCCTGGAAGTGTGGCGCAAGTACGTGAATGTACAGCAGAATTGATGAAACTTGCAAAAACAAAAGGGATTCCAATTTTTATCGTAGGACATGTAACGAAAGAGGGAGCAATTGCCGGACCACGTATGTTAGAACATATGGTAGATGCAGTTCTTTACTTTGAAGGAGATCGCCATCATACATATCGTATTTTACGAGCTGTAAAAAACCGTTTTGGTTCTACAAATGAAATGGGTATCTTTGAAATGAAAGAGCTTGGTCTGGCTGAAGTATTAAACCCTTCTGAAATTTTCCTCGAAGAGAGACCTGTTGGTGTTGCAGGATCTACAGTAGTTGCCTCAATGGAAGGAACAAGGCCTGTTTTAGTAGAAATACAAGCATTAATCTCTCCTACTAGCTTTGGAAACCCTCGAAGAATGGCGACAGGAATTGATCATAATCGCGTGTCACTTATTATGGCAGTGCTAGAAAAAAGAACCGGTTTATTATTACAAAATCAAGATGCATATTTAAAGGTTGCGGGCGGTTTGAAATTAGATGAACCGGCAATTGATTTAGCGGTTGCTTTAAGTATTGCTTCGAGTTTTAGAGATAAGTCAACTGCGCCAACTGATGCAGTAATAGGAGAAGTAGGGTTAACTGGTGAAATAAGAAGGGTATCAAGAATTGAACAACGTGTACAAGAGGCGGCTAAATTAGGATTCCAGCGCGCTATTATCCCAAGGAAAAATTTAGGGGGATGGACAATTCCTGATGGGATTGAAGTAGTGGGTGTTTCTAATTTAGGCGAAGCGCTTCGTTTGACATTAGGAGGCTAG
- the ctsR gene encoding transcriptional regulator CtsR, whose protein sequence is MRNISDIIEQYLKQVIDLSNNNVIEIKRNEIADRFDCVPSQINYVINTRFTLERGFLVESKRGGGGYIRIIKVKLHDDIDIIDQMLHMIDHSIAQGNAEGIIIRLIEEDIITSREAKLMLSVLDRSVLLMDLPSRDELRARILCAMLRTLKYK, encoded by the coding sequence ATGAGAAATATATCTGATATCATTGAGCAATATCTAAAGCAAGTTATTGACTTAAGCAATAATAATGTGATTGAAATTAAGAGAAATGAGATTGCAGATCGATTCGATTGTGTTCCGTCTCAAATTAATTATGTAATCAATACTCGTTTCACGTTAGAAAGAGGGTTTCTAGTAGAAAGTAAACGAGGTGGAGGAGGTTACATTCGCATTATAAAAGTCAAATTGCATGACGATATAGACATTATTGATCAAATGCTTCATATGATTGATCATAGTATTGCGCAAGGAAATGCGGAGGGTATCATTATACGTTTAATAGAAGAGGATATTATAACAAGTCGTGAGGCTAAACTTATGTTAAGTGTATTGGATCGTTCTGTATTATTAATGGATTTACCTTCTCGAGATGAACTTAGGGCTCGAATATTATGCGCAATGTTAAGAACACTGAAATATAAATAA
- the lysS gene encoding lysine--tRNA ligase, producing the protein MDNMNHEELNDQLLVRREKLHNLREQGIDPFGKRFERTNSTKELLSLYGEFSKEELEEKEISVSIAGRIMTKRGKGKAGFAHVQDLHGQVQIYVRKDAVGDEEYELFKTADLGDLVGIEGKVFKTNVGELSVKATGFTLLTKSLRPLPDKYHGLKDVEQRYRQRYLDLITSMESRETFVTRSKIIREMRRYLDDNGYLEVETPMMHAIAGGASARPFITHHNALDMELYMRIAIELHLKRLIVGGLEKVYEIGRVFRNEGVSTRHNPEFTMIELYEAYADYQDIMKLTENMIAHIAKQVLGTTTIQYGDYEINLEPEWTRLHMVDAIKQYSGADFWNPMSVEEARELAKEHGVEIKDTMEVGHIINEFFEQKVEDKLIQPTFIYGHPVEISPLAKKNDEDPRFTDRFELFIVAREHANAFTELNDPIDQKERFEAQLKEREQGNDEAHLMDDDYIEALEYGMPPTGGLGIGIDRLVMLLTNAPSIRDVLLFPAMRHKQD; encoded by the coding sequence ATGGATAACATGAACCACGAAGAATTAAACGACCAATTGCTTGTTCGTCGTGAAAAGTTACATAACTTACGTGAACAAGGGATCGATCCATTTGGTAAACGTTTCGAACGTACAAATTCAACAAAAGAATTACTAAGCTTGTATGGTGAATTCTCTAAAGAGGAATTAGAAGAAAAAGAAATCTCTGTTTCTATCGCTGGTCGTATTATGACAAAGCGCGGTAAAGGTAAAGCAGGATTTGCGCACGTTCAAGATTTACACGGACAAGTTCAAATCTATGTTCGTAAAGATGCTGTTGGAGATGAAGAGTACGAATTATTTAAAACAGCAGATTTAGGTGACTTAGTAGGTATTGAAGGTAAAGTGTTCAAAACAAACGTTGGAGAACTTTCAGTAAAAGCAACAGGATTTACACTATTAACGAAATCTCTTCGTCCATTACCGGATAAATACCACGGATTAAAAGATGTTGAACAACGCTACCGTCAACGTTACTTAGACTTAATTACAAGTATGGAAAGTCGTGAAACGTTCGTTACTCGTAGTAAAATCATTCGTGAAATGAGAAGATATTTAGATGACAACGGTTATCTTGAAGTAGAAACACCTATGATGCATGCAATTGCAGGTGGAGCTTCTGCGCGTCCTTTCATTACACATCATAATGCATTAGATATGGAATTATATATGCGTATCGCAATTGAACTACATTTAAAACGTCTAATTGTGGGCGGATTAGAAAAAGTTTATGAAATTGGCCGTGTATTCCGTAATGAGGGTGTATCAACTCGTCATAATCCTGAGTTTACGATGATTGAATTATATGAAGCGTACGCTGATTATCAAGATATTATGAAGCTAACAGAAAATATGATTGCTCATATCGCGAAACAAGTATTGGGTACAACAACAATCCAATATGGTGATTATGAAATTAATCTAGAACCAGAATGGACACGTCTTCATATGGTAGATGCAATTAAGCAATACTCTGGAGCAGATTTCTGGAATCCAATGAGTGTAGAAGAAGCGCGTGAACTTGCAAAAGAACATGGTGTGGAAATTAAAGATACAATGGAAGTTGGTCATATTATTAATGAATTCTTCGAGCAAAAAGTAGAAGATAAATTAATTCAACCTACATTTATCTATGGTCACCCAGTGGAGATTTCACCACTTGCGAAAAAGAATGATGAAGATCCACGATTTACAGATCGTTTCGAATTATTTATTGTTGCTCGTGAACATGCAAATGCATTCACTGAGTTAAATGATCCAATCGATCAAAAAGAACGTTTTGAAGCTCAGTTAAAAGAGCGCGAGCAAGGTAATGATGAAGCTCATTTGATGGATGATGACTATATCGAAGCTCTTGAGTACGGTATGCCCCCTACAGGTGGATTAGGAATTGGTATCGATCGTCTAGTTATGTTATTAACAAATGCACCATCTATTCGTGACGTACTGTTATTCCCAGCTATGCGACATAAACAAGACTAA
- a CDS encoding PIN/TRAM domain-containing protein, whose product MLKRIVQLFFLVIGGALGIFLIPKVINVLDIGAVPWLEGSYVRAIIGAIILFLTTFWLVDYIVQLIKHIEEALVKAPVADVLFGTLGLISGLIVAYLILIPIREFTIPVISTVLQVFFTLLLGYLGFQVGFKKRNELLGLFTLPQRGGKKKNNNSSENEEVEGEVEESLAHWKILDTSVIIDGRIADICQTKFLEGTIVIPQFVLEELQHIADSSDALKRNRGRRGLDILNRIQKEMAIPVEIYEGDFEDIQEVDSKLVKLAKITGGTVVTNDFNLNKVSELQGVTVLNINDLANAIKPVVLPGEELSVYVVKDGKEQNQGVAYLDDGTMIVVEDGREYVGSQLDVLVTSVLQTSAGRMIFAKRKLLERAL is encoded by the coding sequence ATGTTAAAACGGATCGTACAGCTCTTCTTTTTAGTGATTGGAGGAGCGTTAGGGATTTTCTTAATCCCAAAAGTTATTAATGTATTGGATATTGGTGCCGTTCCATGGCTTGAAGGATCGTATGTTCGTGCGATTATTGGCGCAATTATTTTATTTTTAACAACATTTTGGCTTGTAGATTATATTGTTCAACTTATTAAGCATATTGAAGAAGCTCTTGTGAAAGCACCTGTAGCAGATGTTCTATTTGGTACACTAGGGTTAATCTCCGGTCTTATTGTTGCGTATTTAATATTGATACCAATTCGTGAATTTACAATCCCAGTCATTAGTACAGTATTGCAAGTTTTCTTCACTCTTTTACTTGGGTATTTAGGATTCCAAGTAGGGTTTAAAAAGAGAAATGAATTGCTAGGATTATTTACATTACCACAACGCGGTGGTAAGAAAAAAAATAATAATAGTAGCGAGAATGAAGAGGTAGAGGGAGAAGTAGAAGAATCTTTAGCACATTGGAAGATTCTTGATACGAGTGTAATTATTGACGGGCGTATTGCTGATATTTGTCAAACGAAGTTTCTAGAAGGAACAATTGTAATTCCTCAATTTGTATTAGAGGAGCTTCAACATATTGCTGATTCTTCTGATGCGTTAAAGCGTAACCGAGGTCGTAGAGGATTAGATATTTTAAACCGTATTCAAAAGGAAATGGCGATTCCGGTAGAAATTTATGAGGGCGATTTCGAAGATATTCAAGAAGTGGATAGCAAGCTTGTAAAGCTGGCAAAAATCACTGGTGGTACTGTTGTAACAAATGATTTTAACTTAAATAAAGTTTCTGAATTACAAGGAGTAACGGTTTTAAACATTAATGATTTAGCAAATGCTATTAAGCCGGTTGTACTCCCTGGTGAAGAACTAAGTGTTTACGTTGTTAAAGATGGTAAAGAGCAAAATCAAGGTGTTGCTTATTTAGATGACGGTACGATGATTGTAGTAGAAGATGGCAGAGAGTATGTAGGTTCGCAACTCGATGTACTTGTTACAAGTGTATTGCAAACATCGGCAGGTCGGATGATTTTCGCAAAACGTAAATTATTAGAAAGAGCATTATAA
- a CDS encoding UvrB/UvrC motif-containing protein: MTCQNCNMRPATLHYTKVINEKKAEVHLCEQCAEQSGYTSFFQSPQSSFSFHDLLAGLLNGESSMFENKEDLFANKNILRCPSCKMTYEQFTKIGRFGCASCYDAFKEQLKPLLKRLHGGHTEHCGKIPGRIGGNIHLKKELDELKLNLKHYVQKEEFEKAAQVRDQIRSLENQLSEHREGE, translated from the coding sequence ATGACTTGTCAAAACTGTAACATGAGACCAGCAACTTTACATTATACAAAAGTAATAAATGAGAAAAAGGCGGAAGTTCATCTTTGCGAGCAATGTGCAGAACAAAGTGGCTATACGTCTTTCTTTCAATCACCACAATCTAGCTTTTCCTTTCATGATTTACTGGCCGGATTATTAAATGGTGAATCATCGATGTTTGAAAATAAAGAAGATCTTTTTGCAAATAAAAATATACTAAGATGTCCATCTTGCAAGATGACGTATGAACAATTTACAAAGATAGGTCGGTTTGGATGCGCTTCTTGTTACGATGCATTTAAAGAACAACTAAAACCGCTTTTAAAGCGTCTGCATGGTGGTCATACAGAGCATTGTGGAAAAATTCCAGGGCGTATAGGAGGAAATATCCACCTAAAGAAAGAATTAGATGAACTAAAACTAAATCTGAAGCATTATGTACAGAAAGAAGAATTTGAAAAGGCAGCTCAAGTTCGAGACCAAATTCGAAGTCTTGAAAATCAGCTTAGTGAGCATAGAGAGGGGGAATAG
- a CDS encoding protein arginine kinase, which yields MSLDRIMNEAISPWMKGDGPNSDIVLSSRIRLARNLKKYQFSTMQTDEEAKQINELFKRKFVNKKADPFGRFGLLKMNELTPLQRRVLVEKHLISPNLAGTESGACLLSETEHISVMLNEEDHVRIQCLFSGLQLSEALQSANQIDNLIEEEVEYAFDESLGYITSCPTNVGTGLRASVMIHLPGLVLTKRINRIIQVIQKLGLVVRGIYGEGSEALGNIFQVSNQMTLGKSEEGIIADLKNVIQQIIQQEKIARELIVQNSSIELEDKVYRSYGTLANSRLIQSAEAATCLSDVRLGIDLGYIKDISSNILTELMVLTQPGILQQYAGGPLGPEERDYRRATLIRERLRIEQN from the coding sequence ATGTCACTGGACCGTATTATGAATGAAGCGATTAGTCCATGGATGAAGGGTGATGGTCCTAATTCTGATATTGTTTTAAGTAGTCGTATTCGTTTGGCTCGTAATTTAAAAAAATATCAATTCTCCACTATGCAAACAGATGAAGAAGCTAAGCAGATTAATGAATTATTTAAGAGGAAGTTTGTAAATAAAAAGGCAGATCCTTTCGGGAGATTCGGACTTTTAAAGATGAATGAATTAACCCCACTTCAAAGGAGAGTTTTAGTAGAAAAACATTTAATTAGTCCTAATCTTGCGGGAACAGAATCGGGGGCATGTCTATTATCAGAAACCGAACATATAAGTGTCATGCTTAATGAGGAAGATCATGTGAGAATACAATGTTTGTTTTCAGGACTACAGCTATCAGAAGCGCTTCAAAGTGCGAATCAAATAGATAATTTGATTGAAGAAGAGGTTGAATACGCTTTTGATGAATCCCTTGGTTATATTACAAGTTGCCCTACTAATGTAGGGACGGGATTAAGGGCTTCTGTAATGATTCATTTGCCTGGGCTTGTTTTAACGAAAAGAATTAACCGTATAATACAAGTAATTCAAAAATTAGGCTTAGTAGTAAGAGGGATATATGGTGAAGGTAGCGAAGCGTTAGGTAATATATTTCAAGTCTCCAATCAAATGACATTAGGAAAATCAGAAGAAGGTATTATAGCAGATTTAAAGAACGTCATTCAGCAAATTATACAACAAGAAAAAATTGCTAGAGAATTAATTGTACAAAACTCAAGTATTGAGCTTGAAGATAAAGTATATCGTTCTTACGGTACACTAGCTAACAGTCGTCTAATTCAATCTGCAGAGGCAGCAACTTGCTTGTCAGATGTACGACTTGGCATCGATTTAGGTTATATAAAAGATATATCGAGCAATATTTTAACCGAATTAATGGTTCTTACTCAGCCGGGCATTTTACAACAATATGCCGGAGGGCCTTTAGGACCAGAGGAGAGAGATTATCGGAGAGCAACATTAATCCGTGAGCGATTACGAATTGAACAAAATTAA
- the disA gene encoding DNA integrity scanning diadenylate cyclase DisA: MEENKQRVKSMINILQLVAPGTPLREGIDNVLRAQTGGLIVLGYNEQIKSIVDGGFHINCAFSPASLYELAKMDGALILNETGSKILIANAQLVPESSIDSIETGMRHRTAERVAKQTGSLVVAISQRRNVITLYQGNLRYTLKDIGVILTKANQAIQTLEKYKAVWNDGITNLGILEFEEVVTMSEVVHVLHSVEMVLRIKNEILSYIHELGTEGRLIRLQLTELLADLEAEAALLIKDYYQEKTQDHYQVLKKLQELANAQLLEDSDLVKLLGYPGQTSLEESVTPRGYRITSKISRVPPLIIENLINRFKTLQGVCRATINELDDVEGIGEVRAKKIREGLKRIQEHLYMSRHN; the protein is encoded by the coding sequence ATGGAAGAAAACAAGCAACGTGTCAAAAGTATGATTAATATTTTACAGCTTGTTGCCCCAGGGACACCACTGCGCGAAGGTATAGATAATGTACTTCGTGCACAAACAGGAGGTCTAATTGTCCTTGGGTATAATGAACAGATTAAAAGTATCGTTGATGGAGGGTTTCATATTAATTGTGCGTTTTCACCCGCTAGTTTATATGAGTTAGCAAAAATGGATGGGGCACTTATTTTAAACGAAACGGGAAGCAAGATTTTAATCGCTAATGCACAATTGGTTCCAGAGTCATCTATTGACTCTATTGAAACCGGAATGCGTCACCGAACGGCAGAGCGAGTAGCAAAGCAGACAGGTAGCCTTGTTGTTGCTATTTCACAAAGACGTAACGTAATTACCCTATATCAAGGGAACTTACGTTATACACTAAAGGATATAGGTGTTATTTTAACGAAGGCAAATCAAGCTATTCAAACTTTAGAAAAATATAAGGCCGTATGGAATGATGGTATTACTAATTTGGGTATTCTAGAGTTTGAAGAGGTAGTTACAATGTCTGAAGTAGTTCATGTTTTACATAGCGTTGAAATGGTGCTTCGTATTAAGAATGAAATATTAAGCTATATCCATGAATTAGGAACAGAAGGTAGACTTATTCGTTTGCAACTTACAGAATTATTGGCAGATTTAGAAGCAGAGGCAGCGTTATTAATTAAAGATTATTACCAAGAGAAAACACAAGACCATTATCAAGTTTTAAAAAAACTGCAGGAACTTGCAAATGCACAGCTTCTTGAAGATAGTGATTTAGTTAAACTGCTTGGCTATCCAGGGCAAACGAGCTTAGAAGAGAGCGTGACACCAAGAGGATATCGAATTACAAGTAAAATTTCTAGGGTACCACCTCTTATTATTGAAAATTTAATTAATCGCTTTAAAACATTGCAAGGTGTTTGTCGAGCGACTATCAATGAATTGGATGATGTGGAAGGAATTGGAGAAGTTCGAGCGAAGAAGATACGTGAAGGATTAAAAAGAATTCAAGAGCATCTCTATATGAGTAGACACAATTAA